The nucleotide sequence ccagagtggctggggaaacccagccagatgggtggggtataaatatattattattattattattattattattattattattattattcacttttgCTGCCACTTCTCAGAACTTACAGACGACCAAAAGCTATTCAGGTCAGCTTGATCTGGGGCACCATATTGGGAGCCTGAATTGGACAATACAATCGGCCCATACAAAAGCCAGGCCTCCTAGATTTTCCATCAACTTACCTTTCAGGTCTTCTTTAAGCACGCGAAGCTCAGTCCCGTTCCCTGACGTCTCCTGGAATCCAGGGATCTTCACCATGCATCGGTACACCCCTGAGTCGTAATGTCTCAGATCCCGTATCTCTATGTCGGCTCTTCTCTCCAAGAGGAAGCCCTGCTCCGAGGTCGGACTCACCCTTCCCATGAATTCCCGGGTGGTCTTTCTGACCTCCACCCCTGGCTCCTTCACCCACCGGAAGCTCCCAACCTTGGGCTCTGAGGTGGAGTTGTACGAACAGTGCAAGGTGACGGAACCGCCTTCAGTGCCTTCTGCTGAGCTGGGCTGGGAGACCATGAGGGGTTGTTGAGCCTGGGAAGCTAGGAGAACAAAAATGGAAGAGTCAGGAGATAAGGCAGGTGTCCCACCCAACACAGCTCAGATTGCTGGACAGCAATTCTCACCATCCCCAATCATATGCCATGCTGTTCTTGGCTTACGGTCTCTCTGTGCAATTGTCTTTGTGCTTCTCCTCAGTTGTCTCCCTTCTGCCAAATTTTAGGTCATAACAGCCTTGTATTTAATCACTCACCTGGTCACTAAAGGGACACAGAAATCTCTCTTTTACCGAGGAAGGGTATTGGTTCATCTTCTTCCAAATTATCTACACTTACTAGCAGCAGCTGCCAAGGTTTCAGAGTGGGGTCTCTACCAGACCTCTCTGAAGTTGCTGAGCATTGAACCCCGGCCAATCTGCCTGCAaagcatgcatacacacacacacaacccaacccaacccaacccaacccaaccatACACAATCCTAAGAGGCTGTTAGCCTTTCTTCCCTATTCTGGCTTCAGAGGAAGGCTTATCTTCTTATGgagctagaccagtgtttttcaaccttttttgggcaagggcacacttgttttatgaaaaaaatcacgaggcacaccaccattagaaaatgttaaaaaaattaactctgtgcctatattgactatatataaagtaattctcttgaataggaatcaaataaacacaatttttcccacggcacaccaggcaacatctcacggcacactagtgtgccgcggaacagtggttgaaaaacactgagctagacaaCGAGTCTCTTAGCAGGGTAGTAAATATTTCTGTATGCAAGTAAGGTTTGTGGGCTTGTTTGCAAGGCTGGATTGCCGGGCGGTCAGGTTTCGTTCAGCCTTTCTGAGATTATTTACACAATGCGCATTCAACAGTTGGAATGTGGCATACAAACGTtgagaattattattatggagattttttttaaaaaaaaaatcaaagtaggTATCTGGATTGAAATTTGAACTGTTGCTTTTCTGCAAGCAATTCTTTCAACTGTTTTCTTGCATTTTGTAATAGCGTTCGTTTTTATATTTTACATGCAAtcgttttatatatgtttttattgtattgtgaaatcaCTTAAAGATGCCTCATAGGAAGCAACTCATAAATTTAAACACAATTGccgtcgtaccttggttttcaaacagattagttctcaaacgttttggctcccgaacgccgcaaaacTTGAAGtgagtttctgaagaagtgtgcatgcacatgaaagctcataccaagaacaaacttcattggtctctaaggtgctactggaaggattttttaaattttaattttttattttgtctcgaagtgagtgttccggtttgcaaactatttttagaagctgaacgtccgacggggcttctgattggctgcaggagcttcctgcagccaatcagaagccacgctttggtttccaaacattttggaagtcgaatggactttcagaatggattccattcaacttccaaggtacgactgtataatgaTAATAACTcctcttgcacaatgggactccctccctccctcccagggcaTGCATCCCATGCCCTGCTAAAATCTTCAGGGTGTTGTATATATCAAAAcagaacccctggaacagattgAGGGGTGCttgagaggaggaaagggggagaatttcctgttgcacaagcagaaatcctttcgCTGATGGAATGTCCTATTATTAGGAATCTGCGCACTTTTACTGTTTCGTGCAGGATCACACATCCAGACAGGGTCTGTGTGGGATTTACTTTTTTTGTAAGAGGGATATTAgcaaggccacacacacacaccctacacacATCCCCTTCCGTTCCATGTAGCTGTTGCCGAATTTGGGTTTGTGGAAGTATTTTGCAATCGTGACATGAGGATGGAGCATGTGGGCAGGCTGTTGGACAATGGTACGTGAGGGGAAGTAGCCGACCAACTTCCTGTTTGACGATAAAAGGCAAAAGTGCGCGAAGAAAGCAACCATGTGCAATCTACCcctgcttttctttccctctctgtaGGTCTGTCTTTGGATCATTTGGATCATTTTAGCCTAGAAAGGGAGTGCAGGAAATATCTGGAAGGCCGGGAGCAGAACTGCATCCCAAAGCAGAAGCTTGTCTCAATAAAATGAAGCCTTGGAAATGTATTGCTTGGGTATCCATTGCTGTGATAACCAGCtctgtattttgtatatttaacTTACGGaacctacacagcatcttaaaaagcagagacatcaccttgccgacaaaggtccatatagttaaagctatggttttcccagtagtgttgTGTATAgtacagtagtaatgtatggaagtgagagctggaccataaagaagactgatcgccgaagaattgatgcttttgaattatggtgctggaggagactcttgagagtcccatggactgcaaaaagatcaaactcatccatccttaaagaaatcagccctgagtgctcactggaagggcagatcctgaagttgaggctccagtactttggccacctcaagagaagagaagactccctagaaaagaccctgatgttgggaaagatggagggcacaaggagaaggggacgacagaggatgagatggttggatagtgttcttgaagtaactagccaaactgcaggaggcagtgaaagacaggagtgcctggcgtgctctggtccatggggtcacgaagagtcggacacgaccgaacgactgaacaacaacaacaactgactgGGGGGATACCAGCTCCCAGCTACCACCAACCTGTTTTCAgtgtggtgggaggggagggatcaggccagtggtccttCACTCCACcattttgttctcacaatggccacccaaatccctgtgggaagcctgaaagcaagacctgaacacaagagcactctgcccccTTGAGTTCCCCAGCAAATGGCACTCAGAAGCATACTTCCTCCCACCAGAGCCTCGCTAGTCACCACACAAACCACTAATCTATTGGGTCACAATGCAGCTTTCATGTTAGACACCTTCCTGTACTCCCCTCCCTCACGGTTATCTGTGGCTTAAATCCCTCACCGTAATTTCAGCCAGGTATTTCAAATGGCCACACATCACTGGCTCACTTTTATTTTCATTCTGAAACTATCCCTTGCTTCGCAGTTTTAAAAGCCTGACTGCGTGTCGTCGGGGACTTCTCTGTTCCGTATGTAATGGAAGTTCCCCcgcagtacaaaaaaaaaaaaatgagtttgaGGAACTGTTAGTAATGCAGGATGCTGCCTCAAGAGCCGCTTTTACTCTGACctcatttgtttattcatttgggacttcctgtttaaaaacaacaattattattgttgttgttgttgtttttattattattattattattattattattttatttatatattttttgaaaagaaactttattgaaattttaaattaaaatatacaaatccataaaacaagttaagaaaaacatacatactaatcaaaacaagcaaataacccctccccccctctgactcccctccagcaacatttcttcttctgtcataaatccttttctcaatatgcattctgtattatcattctttataatacattttcttattttttattattattattattattattattattattattattattattattattattattattatatcccacccatctgactgggtcaccccagccactctgggaggcttctgtcatatataaaaacacaataaaatattaaacatttttttaaaaaactttcccatacaaggctgccttcaggtgtcttctaaaggttgtatagttattctTACAAAATTcgggtgcctgcccctctctctgcaagAGCCCGTGGGGTCCCAGGCACCAATGGAGAATTGAAGATGCAGTGGAGACTGCCGTGGCTTTAAAAAACATGGTttgttcacctatttacaccttccgTCTGCATGGTGGGAGTCCAGAACTTACAGCAGGGTCCTTTCCAGAAGGGCTTGTACCCCATAGCAGCGCAggcagccttcagccagcctgcccaagatggatctcagctcttcctcctcctcctccttcttcccagccATCTTTGCTCCCagagcagttaccctggcaactttccaaacccccagtctctgttcaaaCCTCAGGGCAAGGGAGAAggagttctattattattattattactattattattattattattattattattattattattattattattttatttgtaccccgcccatccggctaggtcccccaagccactctgggcggcttctaacaaatattaaaatacattaaaatgtcacagattaaaaacttccctaaacagggctgccttcaggtattttctgaatgtcaagtagttgcttatctctttgacctctggtgggagggcgttccacagggcgggcgccactaccgagaaggccctctgtctggttccctgtagctttgcttctcgcagtgagggaaccgccagaaggccctcagcgttggatgggctgaacgatgggggtggagacgctccttcaggtatacaggatcgaggccatttaggggtttaaaggtcaccaccaacactttgaattgtgctcagaaacgtactgggagccaatgtagatctctcaggactggtgttatgtggtcccggcggccactcccagtcaccagtctagctgccgcattctgcattagttgtagtttcctggtcaccttcaaaggtagccccacgtagagcacattgcagtagtccaagcgggagataaccagagcgtgcaccactctggtgagacagtccacgggcaggtagggtctcagcctgcataccagatggagctggtagacagccgccctggacacagaattgaccttcacctccatggacaactgtga is from Lacerta agilis isolate rLacAgi1 chromosome 2, rLacAgi1.pri, whole genome shotgun sequence and encodes:
- the LOC117042403 gene encoding natural cytotoxicity triggering receptor 3-like: MVSQPSSAEGTEGGSVTLHCSYNSTSEPKVGSFRWVKEPGVEVRKTTREFMGRVSPTSEQGFLLERRADIEIRDLRHYDSGVYRCMVKIPGFQETSGNGTELRVLKEDLKGSNSAPQGDTMVLIWLLLRAVLCAFGITTTALVTRLYYGNKCE